The Sander lucioperca isolate FBNREF2018 chromosome 15, SLUC_FBN_1.2, whole genome shotgun sequence genome window below encodes:
- the LOC116055063 gene encoding filensin isoform X2, protein MNSPANVLCSRYRNECDYQEQLRGTLEQLNKEADSSLLRNLEYQIQSQFLQDDINSTRDRHKKNLAEIQTYVNILQQINQTLPLAPNVSAGISEEQEKLLAQRKVPGLQSQLEEYKSALCQLQGQKQRLQAETAVLEQSIKNTQESYDNEIQMYNEQIESLRKEIEEAERSLEKFTSECRHLAMYQTSLENELERYKRIIENEDNRLNSAIIGTPITLFTTNYRYTHTPTASSRGRDITQAIQDITSIKPRQKILAKKVLKKKELTPKDVMDSGQEERNGGAAGEGPDEEMKGIPSVEVQEKRAKRKEQRPVLTGVSPQDVPDGAQISKAFDTLCNIVRDRMRKYKKPEPIADFYTKGRYVLVTGEGSYPDPCFYTSTPSAGHIVVTIRDDMMPPYEPYTPAIPSPPSPPPIVEPRPLDPTLPSNGGGGKDNNKGGKGKDNGGKGKHKGGEPHPHSKNPSPVPPPFDPKDPTPADDHHKKSQDDNRHSGPTPKPTPRGASTSSSSSSSANTSTSTSSGSYTPDAMSYEKLEVVESVEKFSDGRRVKGYEETSMVVETMIEKSSKKKH, encoded by the exons ATGAATTCACCAGCAA ATGTTTTATGTTCCAGATATAGAAATGAATGTGATTATCAAGAACAGCTACGGGGCACACTGGAACAATTAAACAAG GAGGCTGACAGTTCTCTGCTGAGAAACTTGGAGTACCAGATCCAATCACAGTTCCTGCAGGATGACATCAACTCCACCAGAGATAGACACAAGAAG AACCTTGCAGAGATCCAGACCTATGTAAACATTTTACAGCAAATCAACCAGACACTTCCCCTTGCTCCCAATGTGTCAGCGGGCATCTCTGAG GAACAGGAGAAGCTTCTGGCCCAAAGGAAAGTGCCAGGGCTGCAAAGTCAGCTGGAGGAATATAAGAGCGCCCTCTGTCAGCTGCAGGGCCAGAAACAACGTCTGCAGGCTGAG ACTGCAGTGTTGGAGCAAAGcattaaaaacacacaggaGAGTTATGACAATGAGATCCAGATGTACAACGAGCAAATCGAATCACTGCGGAAGGAGATTGAGGAAGCTGAGAGGTCCCTTGAGAAGTTCACCAGTGAATGTCGCCACCTAGCCATGTACCAGACATCACTTGAGAATGAGCTGGAGAGGTACAAGAGGATAATCGAGAACGAAGATAACAG GTTGAATTCAGCGATAATTGGCACTCCCATTACCCTGTTCACTACTAATTACCGCTACACTCACACACCCACTGCATCAAGCAGGGGGAGAG ATATCACCCAGGCTATCCAAGATATCACCAGCATCAAGCCCCGCCAGAAAATCCTGGCCAAGAAGGTCCTGAAGAAGAAAGAACTGACACCGAAAGATGTGATGGACAGTGGCCAGGAGGAAAGAAATGGGGGAGCAGCTGGAGAGGGTCCAGATGAAGAAATGAAGGGGATCCCATCTGTGGAAGTGCAGGAAAAGAGGGCGAAGAGAAAAGAGCAGAGGCCTGTTCTCACTGGAGTGTCTCCACAGGATGTCCCAGATGGAGCTCAGATCAGCAAGGCCTTTGACACTCTTTGTAACATCGTCAGAGACAGAATGAGGAAGTACAAGAAGCCTGAACCAATCGCTGACTTCTACACCAAGGGTCGTTATGTCCTTGTCACTGGCGAGGGCAGCTACCCGGATCCATGCTTCTACACCTCCACACCATCAGCCGGCCACATCGTCGTCACTATCAGAGATGATATGATGCCTCCCTATGAGCCCTACACACCCGCCATACCCTCTCCCCCATCTCCTCCGCCCATAGTAGAACCCAGGCCTCTTGATCCCACTCTGCCCTCtaatggaggaggaggaaaggacaATAATAAGGGTGGAAAAGGTAAGGACAATGGAGGGAAAGGTAAGCATAAGGGCGGAGAGCCTCACCCTCACTCTAAAAATCCAAGtccagtccctcccccctttgaCCCCAAAGACCCTACCCCAGCTGATGATCATCACAAGAAAAGCCAGGATGACAACAGGCACAGTGGGCCCACTCCAAAGCCTACGCCACGTGGTGCCAGCACCAGCTCCAGCTCCAGTTCCAGCGCCAACACCAGCACGAGCACCAGCTCTGGCAGCTATACCCCAGACGCAATGAGTTACGAGAAGTTGGAGGTGGTGGAGTCTGTGGAGAAGTTCTCCGATGGCCGCAGGGTTAAAGGTTATGAGGAGACTTCCATGGTGGTCGAGACCATGATCGAGAAGTCCAGCAAGAAGAAACATTGA
- the LOC116055063 gene encoding filensin isoform X1, whose product MYKTSYVHEVRKEKYERSDVFDEEPVDSESSAGISAIQGWESLQELNSRFARYINRARVLEQRNAVFRKQLETLQRMEEASGLEEAFTEQTEVNRQRIRELSSDHAKLQRELKDACCMMDEFTSKYRNECDYQEQLRGTLEQLNKEADSSLLRNLEYQIQSQFLQDDINSTRDRHKKNLAEIQTYVNILQQINQTLPLAPNVSAGISEEQEKLLAQRKVPGLQSQLEEYKSALCQLQGQKQRLQAETAVLEQSIKNTQESYDNEIQMYNEQIESLRKEIEEAERSLEKFTSECRHLAMYQTSLENELERYKRIIENEDNRLNSAIIGTPITLFTTNYRYTHTPTASSRGRDITQAIQDITSIKPRQKILAKKVLKKKELTPKDVMDSGQEERNGGAAGEGPDEEMKGIPSVEVQEKRAKRKEQRPVLTGVSPQDVPDGAQISKAFDTLCNIVRDRMRKYKKPEPIADFYTKGRYVLVTGEGSYPDPCFYTSTPSAGHIVVTIRDDMMPPYEPYTPAIPSPPSPPPIVEPRPLDPTLPSNGGGGKDNNKGGKGKDNGGKGKHKGGEPHPHSKNPSPVPPPFDPKDPTPADDHHKKSQDDNRHSGPTPKPTPRGASTSSSSSSSANTSTSTSSGSYTPDAMSYEKLEVVESVEKFSDGRRVKGYEETSMVVETMIEKSSKKKH is encoded by the exons ATGTACAAGACCAGCTATGTGCACGAGGTGCGCAAGGAAAAGTATGAGCGTTCAGATGTCTTCGATGAGGAACCTGTGGACTCTGAATCCTCTGCAGGCATCTCAGCCATCCAGGGCTGGGAGAGCCTTCAGGAGCTCAACAGCCGCTTTGCCCGGTACATCAACAGGGCACGAGTCCTGGAGCAGCGCAACGCCGTGTTCCGCAAGCAACTGGAGACACTGCAGCGGATGGAAGAGGCCAGCGGCCTAGAGGAGGCCTTCACAGAGCAGACTGAAGTCAACAGGCAGCGCATCCGGGAGCTGTCCTCTGACCATGCCAAGCTGCAGCGAGAGCTGAAGGATGCTTGCTGCATGATGGATGAATTCACCAGCAA ATATAGAAATGAATGTGATTATCAAGAACAGCTACGGGGCACACTGGAACAATTAAACAAG GAGGCTGACAGTTCTCTGCTGAGAAACTTGGAGTACCAGATCCAATCACAGTTCCTGCAGGATGACATCAACTCCACCAGAGATAGACACAAGAAG AACCTTGCAGAGATCCAGACCTATGTAAACATTTTACAGCAAATCAACCAGACACTTCCCCTTGCTCCCAATGTGTCAGCGGGCATCTCTGAG GAACAGGAGAAGCTTCTGGCCCAAAGGAAAGTGCCAGGGCTGCAAAGTCAGCTGGAGGAATATAAGAGCGCCCTCTGTCAGCTGCAGGGCCAGAAACAACGTCTGCAGGCTGAG ACTGCAGTGTTGGAGCAAAGcattaaaaacacacaggaGAGTTATGACAATGAGATCCAGATGTACAACGAGCAAATCGAATCACTGCGGAAGGAGATTGAGGAAGCTGAGAGGTCCCTTGAGAAGTTCACCAGTGAATGTCGCCACCTAGCCATGTACCAGACATCACTTGAGAATGAGCTGGAGAGGTACAAGAGGATAATCGAGAACGAAGATAACAG GTTGAATTCAGCGATAATTGGCACTCCCATTACCCTGTTCACTACTAATTACCGCTACACTCACACACCCACTGCATCAAGCAGGGGGAGAG ATATCACCCAGGCTATCCAAGATATCACCAGCATCAAGCCCCGCCAGAAAATCCTGGCCAAGAAGGTCCTGAAGAAGAAAGAACTGACACCGAAAGATGTGATGGACAGTGGCCAGGAGGAAAGAAATGGGGGAGCAGCTGGAGAGGGTCCAGATGAAGAAATGAAGGGGATCCCATCTGTGGAAGTGCAGGAAAAGAGGGCGAAGAGAAAAGAGCAGAGGCCTGTTCTCACTGGAGTGTCTCCACAGGATGTCCCAGATGGAGCTCAGATCAGCAAGGCCTTTGACACTCTTTGTAACATCGTCAGAGACAGAATGAGGAAGTACAAGAAGCCTGAACCAATCGCTGACTTCTACACCAAGGGTCGTTATGTCCTTGTCACTGGCGAGGGCAGCTACCCGGATCCATGCTTCTACACCTCCACACCATCAGCCGGCCACATCGTCGTCACTATCAGAGATGATATGATGCCTCCCTATGAGCCCTACACACCCGCCATACCCTCTCCCCCATCTCCTCCGCCCATAGTAGAACCCAGGCCTCTTGATCCCACTCTGCCCTCtaatggaggaggaggaaaggacaATAATAAGGGTGGAAAAGGTAAGGACAATGGAGGGAAAGGTAAGCATAAGGGCGGAGAGCCTCACCCTCACTCTAAAAATCCAAGtccagtccctcccccctttgaCCCCAAAGACCCTACCCCAGCTGATGATCATCACAAGAAAAGCCAGGATGACAACAGGCACAGTGGGCCCACTCCAAAGCCTACGCCACGTGGTGCCAGCACCAGCTCCAGCTCCAGTTCCAGCGCCAACACCAGCACGAGCACCAGCTCTGGCAGCTATACCCCAGACGCAATGAGTTACGAGAAGTTGGAGGTGGTGGAGTCTGTGGAGAAGTTCTCCGATGGCCGCAGGGTTAAAGGTTATGAGGAGACTTCCATGGTGGTCGAGACCATGATCGAGAAGTCCAGCAAGAAGAAACATTGA